One window from the genome of Bdellovibrio sp. NC01 encodes:
- the pgaB gene encoding poly-beta-1,6-N-acetyl-D-glucosamine N-deacetylase PgaB, whose protein sequence is MNLFKGFTQAFSFAVALLIASTPLKSLGSPNDFDVLCYHDISKTHPGDAYGVTLTQLEEQFEYLQKNYNIVSIDDVILASKGKKTLPPKAVLITFDDGLASFYELAYPLLKRYKFPAVFAVVGKWIEDGKSPDYGYADVNPPMTSWAQLKEMSDSGLVAVVSHTYDMHHGHVFNPQGNEQASAGFLKYNHETKSYETEKEFFARVKTDLAENERLITKHIGKNYPLIVWPYGTYNGLSRQAATELGMPMQFSVEHGLNNASNMTLVNRTMVLTHFSFSDFTEGLKKSFVSGAPVRAVSIDLDSVWAGSEEESNAHLGKLNDKAADVRPNLALIQAISAHGEAYFPTTQLPVKANFFGRVAHVLQNRARIDRVYATIPLHYLKNAANTKQLIHDLALYNDIDGIFFDARGIDAKKDEKLIELAMKTGSELRQFWSYGFIGRRSSVNTDAFKYVIKEFNLSSPKTKLAKTLRKFQDAKMIASLDAKNEAGIPENYKKLKDLGLNNFFLPLSFNSYSDVPFLKLNFHIASSPYSLGTEEVK, encoded by the coding sequence ATGAATTTGTTTAAAGGTTTCACTCAGGCGTTTAGTTTTGCAGTAGCGTTGCTTATCGCTTCGACTCCCCTTAAGAGCCTGGGAAGCCCTAATGATTTCGATGTTTTATGCTATCATGACATCAGCAAAACTCACCCTGGCGACGCCTACGGTGTGACGCTAACTCAGTTGGAAGAACAATTCGAATACCTCCAAAAAAACTACAACATCGTTAGCATCGACGACGTTATTTTGGCTTCTAAGGGGAAGAAAACCCTTCCCCCTAAAGCAGTCCTTATCACTTTTGACGACGGCTTGGCCTCTTTTTACGAGTTAGCTTATCCTCTTTTGAAACGCTATAAGTTCCCAGCGGTTTTCGCGGTTGTTGGTAAGTGGATTGAAGACGGCAAATCTCCGGATTATGGGTATGCTGACGTCAACCCTCCGATGACGAGCTGGGCGCAGTTGAAAGAGATGTCAGACTCAGGCTTGGTTGCCGTTGTGTCTCATACTTACGACATGCACCACGGTCATGTCTTTAATCCGCAAGGCAATGAACAAGCTTCTGCAGGATTTTTAAAGTACAACCACGAGACGAAATCCTACGAGACTGAAAAGGAATTTTTCGCCAGAGTCAAAACAGACTTGGCGGAAAACGAAAGACTTATCACTAAACATATTGGCAAGAACTACCCGCTGATCGTTTGGCCTTACGGCACTTACAACGGCCTTTCTCGACAAGCTGCTACTGAATTGGGAATGCCAATGCAGTTTTCAGTCGAACATGGACTTAACAACGCCAGCAATATGACGTTGGTGAATCGCACGATGGTTCTCACTCATTTTTCGTTTTCTGACTTCACAGAAGGTTTGAAAAAATCATTCGTTTCAGGTGCGCCCGTTCGAGCGGTATCGATTGATCTGGATTCTGTTTGGGCTGGCTCAGAAGAAGAGTCAAACGCCCACCTGGGTAAGTTGAATGATAAGGCCGCAGATGTCAGACCGAATCTGGCTTTGATCCAAGCTATCAGCGCTCATGGTGAGGCTTACTTCCCAACAACGCAATTGCCTGTGAAAGCGAATTTCTTTGGCCGCGTTGCACACGTTCTACAAAATCGCGCACGCATTGACAGAGTTTACGCAACAATTCCACTTCACTATTTGAAAAACGCTGCGAATACAAAACAGTTGATTCATGATCTTGCTCTTTACAATGACATCGATGGAATCTTCTTTGATGCTCGCGGTATCGATGCAAAGAAAGATGAAAAGCTCATTGAGCTTGCGATGAAAACAGGTTCAGAACTTAGACAATTCTGGAGCTATGGATTCATCGGCAGACGCTCTTCAGTGAACACGGATGCATTTAAATATGTCATCAAAGAGTTCAATTTGAGTTCGCCAAAAACAAAACTGGCGAAAACTCTGCGCAAGTTTCAAGATGCAAAAATGATTGCATCGTTGGATGCGAAAAATGAAGCTGGGATCCCAGAAAATTATAAAAAGCTCAAAGACCTTGGCTTGAATAATTTCTTCCTGCCGTTGAGCTTTAATTCCTATTCTGACGTTCCGTTTTTGAAACTCAATTTTCATATCGCTAGCAGTCCGTATTCTTTAGGCACGGAAGAAGTAAAATAG